One Desulforhopalus sp. DNA segment encodes these proteins:
- a CDS encoding class I SAM-dependent methyltransferase, which produces MDIPRIFNITESAHRIHNPITADQLATLGAALRLKTGDRLLDLGSGSGEMLCTWARDHGIVGTGIDMSRLFTEQARLRAVELGVADQVRFIHGDAAGYVSDEKADVAACVGATWIAGGVAGTIELLARSLRSGGIILIGEPYWRQAPPTEEIARGCLATSIADFLPLPQLLASFSQHGCDLVEMVLADQDGWDRYEAAKWLTMRRWLEANPSDELAEDVRARLTSEPVRYATYTREYLGWGVIALMPQ; this is translated from the coding sequence ATGGACATACCACGAATATTCAACATCACCGAAAGTGCGCACCGCATCCACAACCCGATCACCGCCGATCAGCTGGCAACGCTTGGCGCAGCTCTCCGTCTAAAAACCGGGGACCGGTTGCTCGACCTCGGCAGCGGCTCCGGGGAAATGCTGTGCACCTGGGCACGCGATCACGGCATCGTCGGCACCGGTATCGACATGAGCCGGTTGTTTACCGAGCAAGCGAGGCTCCGTGCCGTGGAACTCGGCGTCGCCGATCAGGTCCGGTTCATCCATGGCGACGCCGCTGGCTATGTCTCCGACGAGAAGGCCGACGTGGCAGCCTGTGTCGGCGCCACCTGGATCGCCGGTGGTGTCGCCGGCACTATCGAGCTTCTGGCCCGCAGCCTGCGCAGCGGAGGAATCATCCTCATTGGCGAGCCCTACTGGCGGCAGGCCCCGCCGACGGAAGAAATTGCCAGGGGGTGTCTTGCCACCTCGATTGCCGACTTTCTTCCGCTTCCGCAACTGCTGGCGTCGTTTAGCCAGCATGGCTGCGACCTTGTCGAAATGGTGCTGGCCGATCAAGACGGCTGGGACAGATACGAGGCGGCCAAGTGGCTGACCATGCGTCGATGGCTTGAGGCCAATCCCAGCGACGAGCTGGCGGAAGATGTCCGTGCCAGACTGACCTCGGAACCCGTGCGCTACGCCACCTACACCCGTGAATACCTGGGCTGGGGGGTGATCGCGCTGATGCCGCAGTGA
- the ureG gene encoding urease accessory protein UreG codes for MNKNSVPTPLRVGVGGPVGSGKTALVEALCRRLSDRYRLAVVTNDIYTREDQEFLIRSKVLPAERIVGVETGGCPHTAIREDASMNLAAIDGLIERFPDLELIFVESGGDNLSATFSPELADLAIYVIDVSAGDKIPRKGGPGITRSDLLVINKVDLAPLVGASLTVMETDSKRMRGDRPFIFANMKTGLGLDEIIAFIEREGMLGL; via the coding sequence ATGAATAAAAACAGTGTACCCACACCCTTGCGGGTAGGCGTCGGCGGGCCGGTAGGCTCGGGCAAGACCGCCCTCGTCGAGGCCCTGTGCCGAAGGCTTTCCGACCGCTATCGTCTGGCGGTGGTAACCAACGATATTTACACCCGGGAAGACCAGGAATTCCTCATCCGCAGCAAGGTCCTGCCGGCCGAGCGCATCGTCGGCGTCGAGACCGGCGGCTGTCCGCACACGGCAATCCGCGAGGACGCCTCCATGAACCTGGCGGCCATCGACGGCCTGATCGAGCGCTTCCCCGACCTCGAACTGATCTTTGTCGAGAGCGGCGGCGACAACCTCAGCGCCACCTTCAGCCCGGAGCTGGCCGACCTGGCGATCTATGTCATCGACGTCTCCGCCGGCGACAAGATCCCCCGCAAAGGCGGCCCGGGCATCACCCGCTCCGACCTCCTAGTCATCAACAAGGTTGACCTCGCCCCCCTGGTCGGCGCCTCGCTCACGGTCATGGAGACCGACAGCAAGCGGATGCGCGGTGACCGCCCCTTCATCTTTGCCAATATGAAGACCGGCCTCGGTCTGGACGAGATTATCGCCTTTATCGAGCGGGAGGGAATGCTCGGCCTGTAG
- a CDS encoding urease accessory protein UreF produces MADTNMRTPDTGLIRLFQLISPGLPTGAFSYSQGLEWAVEEGWVHDRESLSEWLGEVLRQGLARVDVPILGLMHQACREGDLGALDKRCDLLLACRESREFLEEEGQRGRAMAVLLAGLEMITDSRWKQVLARSQLAGFAYAAEAWGISPRLAATGYLFSWLENQVLTGVKIIPLGQTTGQLLLVELGGIIEEVARRGLSLGEDEIGGTTPALAMASMRHEQQYTRLYRS; encoded by the coding sequence ATGGCGGACACCAACATGCGCACCCCTGACACGGGGCTGATCCGCCTCTTCCAGCTGATCAGCCCTGGCCTGCCCACCGGCGCCTTCAGCTACTCCCAGGGCCTGGAATGGGCGGTGGAGGAAGGCTGGGTGCACGACAGGGAGAGTCTTTCGGAATGGCTTGGCGAGGTGCTGCGCCAGGGTCTTGCCCGGGTGGATGTCCCAATCCTCGGCCTGATGCACCAGGCCTGCCGGGAGGGCGACCTCGGGGCCCTCGACAAACGCTGCGACCTGCTCCTGGCCTGCCGGGAAAGCCGGGAATTTTTGGAAGAGGAAGGCCAGCGCGGCCGGGCAATGGCGGTGCTCCTCGCCGGCTTGGAGATGATTACCGACAGCCGCTGGAAACAGGTACTTGCCCGCAGTCAGCTGGCCGGGTTCGCCTATGCCGCCGAGGCCTGGGGTATCAGTCCACGGCTGGCGGCGACCGGCTATCTATTTTCCTGGCTGGAAAACCAGGTGCTCACCGGGGTAAAGATCATCCCCCTTGGCCAGACCACCGGCCAGCTGCTCCTGGTCGAGCTGGGCGGCATCATCGAGGAGGTCGCCCGGCGCGGCCTGTCCCTTGGCGAGGACGAGATCGGCGGCACAACCCCTGCCCTGGCAATGGCCTCGATGCGCCACGAGCAGCAGTACACCAGGCTATATCGTTCGTAG
- the ureE gene encoding urease accessory protein UreE: MMTFITKSKAAADVRLSLCLPWEKRIKSRLRVHLDNGDEAMVLLPRGTVLRDGDVLATEDGVTAAVKAAAESVSTVRTAGPIRFARLCYHLGNRHVDVEIGGGYLRYLHDHVLDKMVTGLGGEVVVEEVPFEPERGAYGGHGAGTGHGGHQHAHP, translated from the coding sequence ATGATGACATTTATCACAAAGAGTAAGGCTGCGGCCGATGTCCGGCTGAGCCTGTGCCTGCCCTGGGAAAAGCGGATCAAGAGCCGACTGCGGGTGCACCTTGACAACGGCGACGAGGCCATGGTTCTCCTGCCGCGCGGCACGGTGCTGCGCGACGGCGACGTCCTGGCCACCGAGGACGGGGTAACGGCGGCGGTCAAGGCGGCGGCGGAATCGGTGTCGACGGTGCGCACCGCCGGGCCCATTCGCTTTGCAAGGCTGTGCTATCACCTCGGCAACCGCCACGTCGACGTGGAGATCGGCGGCGGCTATCTCCGCTACCTCCACGACCATGTCCTCGACAAGATGGTCACCGGGCTGGGCGGCGAGGTGGTGGTCGAGGAGGTCCCCTTTGAGCCGGAACGCGGTGCCTACGGGGGACATGGAGCCGGGACCGGACATGGCGGACACCAACATGCGCACCCCTGA